A part of Desulfotomaculum nigrificans DSM 574 genomic DNA contains:
- a CDS encoding NAD(P)/FAD-dependent oxidoreductase produces MENMEVNEIFDIAIVGCGPAGLSAAINGANRKKKVAIFGTEFCSPKLHRAPSVENYLGLPNLTGEEMRKRFLGHLDVMKLSINKNKITGVYPEEDGFALQAKDKFYKARTVVLATGVSTVKPIDKEVEYLGRGVSYCATCDGPLYKGKKVIVLAYNREGLEEANYLAELAAEVVLVPVISEKDAQGVTLEQKIKVVKGKPKGIIGEMWATGVALEDQNLSADGIFIIRESVLPDQLVPGLEISNQGIKVDRSGATNIPGVFAAGDCTGAPYQLSKAAGEGQVAALAAVKYLDELKNKAREQLATV; encoded by the coding sequence ATGGAGAATATGGAAGTAAATGAAATCTTTGATATAGCTATAGTGGGTTGTGGTCCGGCAGGTCTTTCCGCGGCTATCAACGGAGCCAACAGGAAAAAGAAAGTGGCTATCTTCGGCACAGAATTTTGCAGCCCCAAATTACACCGGGCTCCCAGTGTGGAGAATTACTTGGGTCTGCCCAACCTAACCGGGGAAGAGATGCGGAAAAGATTTTTGGGCCATTTAGATGTAATGAAGTTGTCCATCAATAAAAACAAAATAACCGGTGTATACCCGGAGGAAGACGGTTTTGCCCTGCAGGCCAAAGACAAATTTTATAAAGCCCGTACCGTGGTTTTAGCCACCGGCGTAAGTACCGTAAAACCAATTGACAAGGAAGTGGAATATTTAGGTCGGGGAGTAAGCTACTGTGCCACCTGTGATGGTCCTTTGTATAAAGGCAAAAAAGTAATTGTACTGGCCTACAATCGGGAGGGTTTAGAAGAAGCCAATTATTTGGCAGAATTAGCCGCCGAGGTAGTATTGGTACCAGTAATAAGTGAAAAGGATGCCCAGGGAGTTACCCTGGAGCAAAAGATTAAAGTTGTTAAGGGTAAACCAAAGGGTATTATCGGAGAAATGTGGGCCACTGGAGTAGCACTGGAAGACCAAAATTTATCCGCTGACGGTATTTTTATCATACGGGAATCAGTATTACCGGATCAACTGGTACCGGGGTTGGAGATAAGCAACCAAGGTATTAAGGTGGATAGAAGCGGCGCCACCAATATTCCTGGTGTCTTTGCCGCAGGCGATTGTACCGGCGCCCCCTATCAGTTAAGTAAGGCTGCCGGTGAAGGTCAAGTGGCTGCTTTGGCAGCTGTAAAGTACCTGGATGAATTAAAAAATAAGGCCAGGGAACAATTAGCCACAGTTTAA
- a CDS encoding TatD family nuclease-associated radical SAM protein translates to MDRQFIVSYQIQDSLYLNITNRCPNRCAFCIRQTATGIGYNLWLEKEPTVQEVLAAVKDPRPYQEIVFCGYGEPLSRLEIVKEVAAALKKQGAKSIRVNTNGQANLFYGRNIVPELANLVDTMSISLNAQDAATYVKICAPANGEEAYYSMLEFARKCVGVIPRVILSVVDWPGVDVPACQAIANELGAEFRLRKPID, encoded by the coding sequence ATGGACAGGCAATTTATTGTAAGTTACCAGATTCAGGATAGTTTGTATTTAAATATTACCAATCGCTGCCCCAACCGGTGCGCTTTTTGTATTAGGCAAACTGCCACCGGTATAGGTTATAACTTATGGTTAGAGAAAGAGCCCACCGTCCAAGAAGTACTGGCGGCGGTTAAGGACCCACGACCATATCAAGAAATTGTTTTTTGCGGTTACGGAGAACCTTTAAGCAGATTGGAGATTGTTAAGGAGGTAGCCGCAGCACTAAAAAAGCAGGGGGCCAAATCCATTCGGGTTAATACCAATGGCCAGGCTAACCTGTTTTACGGTCGTAATATAGTGCCGGAGCTAGCTAATTTGGTGGATACCATGTCTATCTCCTTAAATGCCCAGGACGCGGCCACCTACGTAAAAATTTGTGCTCCGGCCAATGGTGAAGAGGCATATTATTCTATGCTGGAATTTGCCCGTAAATGTGTGGGAGTTATTCCCAGGGTAATCCTTTCGGTGGTGGACTGGCCCGGCGTGGATGTTCCGGCATGTCAGGCCATCGCCAATGAATTAGGGGCAGAATTTCGCTTGAGAAAACCCATCGATTGA
- a CDS encoding tetratricopeptide repeat protein, with protein sequence MWNTKQMIARMLKRISLWQIVAYILEAAGAGKSALLSLEKALKSNPDQANLHLHASRLYLKLGQLDRAALHCKKAATGLGPGSFIYWLNRASNGGLKQNQWDEIKIECLTGDTNRVMSTEPVGDPVSELNNIGLCLLENGHYREALTCFDQARALGGNDAAILFNTGLVLSKLNRHAEAVEFYSLAQTMDFCTPELLNNKGYSLFYLQRYEEALACYEVARQYLPGDLGLLSNLASCYHNLGQVDKAIACYQSALKAAPQDATIYNNLGICLENTGRTEEALDCYNKAVELSPHNITFLLNYGHCLINLGQLEQAQDIVETILRLDPQNYQAWGLRGELMAEQGKMNEAAECYGRALGLAG encoded by the coding sequence ATGTGGAACACTAAGCAAATGATTGCCAGAATGCTCAAAAGAATTAGCCTATGGCAAATAGTAGCCTATATACTGGAGGCTGCCGGAGCAGGTAAATCAGCCTTGCTTTCCCTGGAAAAGGCACTTAAATCCAATCCGGACCAGGCGAATTTACATCTACATGCCAGTCGCTTGTATTTAAAGTTGGGCCAGTTAGATCGGGCTGCCTTACACTGTAAGAAAGCTGCCACCGGACTTGGGCCAGGCAGTTTTATCTATTGGCTCAACCGGGCGTCTAACGGGGGCTTGAAACAAAATCAGTGGGATGAAATAAAAATTGAATGCTTGACCGGGGACACAAACCGGGTTATGTCCACAGAGCCAGTGGGTGATCCGGTCTCTGAGTTGAACAATATCGGGCTTTGCCTGCTGGAAAACGGACATTACCGGGAGGCCTTAACTTGTTTCGATCAAGCCAGGGCCTTGGGTGGCAATGATGCGGCAATTTTATTTAATACCGGGTTAGTTCTCAGCAAACTAAACCGGCATGCGGAGGCCGTAGAGTTTTATAGTCTGGCCCAGACGATGGATTTTTGTACCCCTGAATTATTAAACAACAAGGGCTACAGCCTTTTCTACCTGCAGCGGTATGAAGAAGCTCTGGCCTGTTATGAAGTGGCTAGACAGTATTTACCTGGAGATCTTGGTCTGCTAAGTAATCTGGCCTCCTGTTATCATAATTTAGGCCAGGTTGACAAAGCCATAGCTTGCTATCAAAGTGCTCTTAAGGCTGCCCCCCAGGATGCTACGATATATAATAACCTGGGTATTTGTCTAGAAAATACCGGACGGACAGAGGAAGCACTTGATTGTTACAATAAGGCTGTGGAACTATCACCCCATAATATTACCTTTTTATTAAACTATGGCCATTGTCTAATTAACCTTGGTCAGTTGGAGCAGGCGCAGGATATTGTAGAAACAATCCTTAGGCTGGATCCGCAAAATTATCAAGCCTGGGGGCTGCGGGGGGAATTAATGGCTGAACAAGGTAAAATGAATGAAGCAGCGGAATGTTATGGTCGAGCCCTGGGGCTGGCCGGATAG
- a CDS encoding TIGR04086 family membrane protein, with the protein MSPIKQNTPGPPFFNYTAILRGTLVSLGFSLGLSILAGLAYYFTSISENSIPWVAATILFVSVSLGSGYAAKRARSKGLFNGIGVGVLTFILIWILTGLFLPGNILLVGALGKLALTVIAGGIGGMIGVSFAS; encoded by the coding sequence ATGTCACCAATTAAACAGAATACACCGGGTCCCCCTTTTTTTAACTATACCGCAATTTTACGCGGTACCTTAGTTTCTTTGGGGTTTTCCTTGGGTTTAAGTATCCTGGCGGGGCTTGCTTACTATTTTACCAGTATATCTGAGAATTCCATCCCCTGGGTAGCTGCAACAATTCTTTTTGTCAGTGTCTCCCTGGGCAGTGGTTATGCCGCTAAAAGGGCTCGTAGCAAAGGGCTTTTTAACGGTATAGGGGTTGGCGTTTTAACCTTTATATTGATTTGGATTTTAACTGGTTTATTCTTACCTGGTAATATTTTATTGGTGGGGGCTCTGGGTAAATTGGCTTTAACCGTAATAGCGGGCGGTATTGGTGGAATGATTGGTGTTAGTTTTGCCTCTTAG
- the queC gene encoding 7-cyano-7-deazaguanine synthase QueC, which translates to MKSIVLLSGGLDSAVCLAYGLTETKVELALTFNYGQRSATREIQAAAALANYYGVKHRVIDLPWLAEITTTSLVNEEENIPEPMGPELDYIPTAKATAAAVWVPNRNGLFVNIAACFAETLNCQLVVAGFNREEAATFPDNTPEFVTAASTAMAYSTANQVKVVSFTNRLNKKEIVALGHRLGVPWDLIWSCYHGGDKMCGRCESCQRMMRAFTSQGLDLPATLVYNG; encoded by the coding sequence TTGAAAAGTATTGTCTTACTTTCAGGGGGCCTGGACTCTGCAGTTTGCCTGGCTTATGGGCTTACCGAAACTAAGGTGGAGTTGGCTTTAACTTTTAATTACGGGCAACGGTCAGCTACCCGTGAAATACAGGCTGCGGCAGCCTTAGCCAATTATTATGGGGTTAAACACAGGGTTATCGACTTACCCTGGTTGGCCGAAATAACCACCACCTCTTTAGTAAATGAAGAGGAAAACATTCCGGAACCAATGGGTCCGGAACTGGACTACATACCGACGGCCAAAGCCACAGCCGCAGCCGTATGGGTACCGAATCGCAACGGCTTATTTGTTAATATTGCTGCTTGTTTTGCAGAGACCTTAAACTGCCAGTTGGTAGTGGCAGGTTTTAACCGCGAAGAAGCGGCCACCTTTCCGGATAACACACCGGAATTTGTAACTGCTGCCAGTACGGCAATGGCCTATTCCACGGCAAATCAAGTTAAGGTGGTAAGTTTTACCAACCGTCTGAATAAAAAAGAAATTGTGGCCCTGGGTCATAGATTGGGGGTACCCTGGGATTTAATTTGGAGTTGTTATCATGGCGGTGACAAAATGTGTGGTAGATGTGAAAGCTGCCAGCGCATGATGCGGGCCTTTACTTCCCAGGGGCTGGATTTACCTGCCACCCTAGTATACAATGGCTGA
- a CDS encoding two-component system sensor histidine kinase NtrB, with translation MSSEKICLTVPGVILAAGFVQWVVVIFSVPGWVQYIAGFLDIAAFIFLALWMTTKHLPETYPPFIMQLPVVIISVNAKGKITYTNDLAKQIWSVDQGNIYDLDNSTNSPFYLLRQTLAGDQFDQDLSFTHNIKGLSPFFWVRTSPVVDQQGKVVGATFTAWNLSERYLQEKQFTQREKMVMIGELAAGTAHEIRNPLTSVRGLIQVLGNRFSQGDPAREHISMMLAEIDQINYIIKELLLLARRTSPNLSFASLPAILDHVLLLVEGECLGRGISIIKNYDNSLPLAVLDEDQMKQVFLHLVTNAIHAMPTGGELTVAASYISSDNVIVVTFKDTGLGIPEKNLTRIFHPFFTTRPEGTGLGLPVSFQIIDNHGGKLSVQSTVGQGSTFTVTLPLVNYDNAKTS, from the coding sequence GTGTCAAGCGAAAAAATATGCCTGACTGTTCCCGGGGTAATATTGGCAGCAGGTTTTGTGCAATGGGTTGTGGTTATTTTTAGTGTTCCTGGTTGGGTGCAATATATAGCTGGTTTTCTTGATATTGCTGCCTTTATTTTTTTAGCGCTGTGGATGACAACTAAGCACCTCCCAGAAACTTATCCCCCATTTATTATGCAACTCCCGGTAGTAATTATCTCAGTAAATGCTAAAGGCAAAATCACCTACACTAACGATCTGGCGAAACAAATATGGTCTGTTGATCAAGGCAATATATATGATCTGGATAATAGTACAAACAGTCCCTTTTACCTGTTAAGGCAAACCTTAGCAGGAGATCAATTTGATCAGGACCTTAGTTTTACTCACAATATAAAAGGACTCTCCCCCTTTTTTTGGGTGCGTACCTCCCCGGTGGTGGATCAACAGGGAAAAGTAGTGGGAGCGACATTTACTGCTTGGAATCTTTCGGAACGCTATTTACAGGAAAAACAGTTCACCCAGCGTGAAAAAATGGTGATGATTGGCGAACTGGCTGCTGGAACGGCTCACGAAATACGTAACCCTTTAACTTCGGTGAGAGGTTTAATCCAGGTATTAGGGAACCGGTTCTCCCAGGGGGATCCGGCCCGGGAACATATCTCCATGATGTTAGCCGAAATCGATCAAATTAACTATATCATTAAGGAATTACTACTACTTGCCAGACGAACCAGCCCGAATTTAAGTTTTGCCTCGTTACCCGCTATTTTAGACCATGTCTTATTACTGGTGGAAGGTGAGTGCCTGGGCCGGGGCATTAGTATTATAAAGAATTACGATAATAGCCTGCCACTGGCTGTGTTGGATGAAGATCAAATGAAACAGGTATTTTTACATTTGGTTACCAATGCCATTCACGCTATGCCCACTGGTGGTGAATTAACTGTTGCAGCATCCTACATTTCATCAGATAATGTAATAGTGGTAACTTTTAAAGATACAGGTTTAGGTATCCCGGAAAAAAACCTGACTCGGATATTCCATCCCTTTTTCACTACTCGTCCGGAGGGAACCGGTTTGGGATTACCGGTAAGTTTTCAAATAATAGATAACCACGGAGGAAAATTATCGGTACAATCAACCGTTGGTCAAGGCAGTACCTTTACCGTAACATTACCGTTAGTTAACTACGATAATGCAAAAACCTCTTAG
- the pssA gene encoding CDP-diacylglycerol--serine O-phosphatidyltransferase → MSRGRHIPSLFTLGNLVFGVFALVLALGEQYNRGALMILMAGVMDFLDGKVARKLQVSSDFGKELDSLADLVSFGVAPAILAYALNLSDLGYMGLGISLAFVMCGALRLARFNVTTFSGSFMGVPITAAGAIVAILVLITNNQLPLPVLALPLVMLLLSGLMVSKLKVPKF, encoded by the coding sequence ATGAGTAGGGGTCGACACATACCCAGTTTATTCACACTGGGCAATCTAGTCTTTGGGGTTTTTGCTTTGGTTTTGGCGTTGGGAGAACAATATAATCGCGGAGCTTTAATGATATTAATGGCCGGGGTTATGGACTTTTTGGACGGTAAAGTGGCCAGAAAGCTACAGGTTTCTTCCGACTTCGGTAAAGAGTTGGATTCTTTAGCTGACCTGGTATCCTTCGGTGTGGCCCCGGCCATTCTTGCCTATGCCCTTAACCTGTCTGATTTGGGTTACATGGGATTAGGTATTAGTTTAGCTTTCGTAATGTGCGGTGCGTTACGGTTAGCCCGTTTTAATGTAACCACCTTTAGCGGTAGTTTTATGGGAGTGCCTATTACAGCTGCTGGCGCCATTGTGGCAATTTTAGTGCTAATCACCAATAACCAGTTGCCTTTACCCGTGCTGGCTTTGCCATTGGTTATGTTGTTATTATCCGGACTGATGGTAAGTAAATTAAAGGTGCCAAAATTTTAG
- the queD gene encoding 6-carboxytetrahydropterin synthase QueD, with amino-acid sequence MYQLTVNSKFSAAHSLCGYPGDCARLHGHTWNVQVKVKGNNLDHLGMLVDFKAIKKLLAEVVDQLDHSFLNEIPGFGQDGMNPTAENLAYYIYKKLKNPIAGIREGVTLQEISVWESPDAYATYREE; translated from the coding sequence ATGTACCAGTTGACAGTTAATAGCAAGTTCTCCGCTGCCCATAGTCTTTGCGGTTATCCCGGTGATTGTGCCAGGCTGCATGGACATACATGGAATGTGCAAGTAAAGGTAAAGGGCAATAATTTAGACCATTTAGGTATGTTGGTAGACTTTAAAGCCATTAAAAAGTTATTAGCCGAGGTGGTGGACCAATTGGATCACAGTTTTTTAAATGAAATTCCTGGTTTTGGCCAGGATGGTATGAATCCCACAGCGGAAAATTTAGCCTATTATATATATAAAAAATTGAAAAATCCAATTGCAGGAATAAGAGAAGGCGTTACTTTACAAGAGATATCAGTATGGGAATCGCCTGATGCCTATGCCACTTACCGGGAGGAATAG
- a CDS encoding GNAT family N-acetyltransferase yields the protein MEEENFYLIYEIKKDRGGMPQANIHFLQIPLRFRGQGLGSKVYRLLEEVLRNHGCVSVVLEARVNSLNPRDNSVGFWGKQGFVPGVHYAFDDENFPMIKMLRQT from the coding sequence GTGGAAGAAGAAAACTTTTATTTGATATATGAAATAAAAAAAGACCGAGGCGGGATGCCGCAAGCAAATATTCATTTTTTACAAATTCCTTTAAGATTTCGTGGCCAGGGATTAGGAAGTAAGGTCTACCGTTTGTTGGAAGAGGTTTTGCGTAATCATGGCTGTGTATCGGTGGTTTTAGAGGCGCGGGTGAACTCATTAAATCCCCGGGATAATTCTGTTGGCTTTTGGGGTAAGCAGGGTTTTGTGCCGGGTGTGCATTATGCTTTCGATGATGAAAATTTTCCTATGATTAAGATGCTAAGGCAAACTTAA